The Bacillota bacterium genome has a segment encoding these proteins:
- a CDS encoding M20 family metallopeptidase, giving the protein MAQENAPAWNQFRVLEMIDPVELIRLTRDMVRIPSHPDYPGKEIEVAQFICDWLKREGLRAELQPASGGTRPNVVAWLKGQEGGRSSAPAGRTLMLNGHMDTVPPYSMDIDPFGGDVRDGRLYGRGSVDMKGALAAMMVALASIKRSGVPLGGDIVFTAVVDEELRGEGTEDVIKRGTRADGAIVGEPTELNLAAGHRGLDWLEITVHGRATHSGEMEKGINAISKAAKLIRAIEEEILPRFKTRGHSLLGLPRLNFGVIQGGTQPSTVADVCRIQIDRRSTPIETSKTIFEDFLEVFSRLSADDPDFRAEISRLPSSQATMDHLAFATPLEDPIVKSLSDAAMTVLGHEPPVVAFPAWSDGGLLAVHAGIPTVVFGPGSLGCAHSRVEWVEVDQLVAAARIYAVTACRFCSPAEAP; this is encoded by the coding sequence ATGGCGCAGGAAAACGCCCCCGCCTGGAACCAGTTCCGGGTACTCGAGATGATAGACCCCGTCGAACTCATCCGGTTGACGAGAGACATGGTACGGATCCCCAGCCACCCGGATTACCCAGGGAAAGAGATCGAGGTCGCGCAATTCATTTGCGATTGGTTGAAGCGCGAAGGGCTTAGAGCGGAACTCCAGCCGGCATCGGGCGGCACACGGCCCAACGTAGTCGCGTGGCTGAAAGGGCAGGAAGGCGGCCGGAGCTCAGCGCCCGCCGGCCGTACGCTGATGCTCAATGGCCACATGGACACGGTGCCTCCCTACTCGATGGATATCGACCCGTTCGGCGGTGATGTGCGCGACGGCCGGCTCTACGGCAGGGGTTCTGTGGATATGAAGGGCGCACTTGCTGCGATGATGGTGGCCCTTGCCTCGATCAAGCGCTCGGGAGTCCCCCTTGGCGGGGACATCGTGTTTACGGCGGTCGTCGACGAAGAGCTGCGCGGCGAGGGCACTGAAGACGTTATCAAGCGCGGCACGCGGGCCGATGGAGCGATAGTAGGCGAACCTACGGAGCTCAATCTCGCCGCCGGTCACCGCGGCCTCGACTGGCTGGAGATCACCGTCCACGGCAGGGCGACCCACAGCGGGGAAATGGAGAAAGGCATAAACGCCATATCGAAAGCGGCAAAACTCATCCGCGCCATCGAGGAGGAGATCCTCCCGCGTTTCAAGACGAGGGGACACAGCCTGCTGGGTCTCCCGCGTCTGAATTTCGGTGTAATCCAGGGAGGAACGCAGCCCAGCACGGTTGCGGACGTTTGCCGGATCCAGATAGACCGCAGATCTACCCCCATCGAGACCAGCAAAACCATATTCGAGGACTTCCTCGAGGTGTTCAGTCGCCTGTCGGCCGACGATCCGGATTTCAGGGCCGAGATCTCCAGGCTACCCTCCAGCCAGGCGACGATGGATCACCTGGCTTTCGCCACGCCCCTCGAAGACCCCATCGTGAAATCGCTCTCGGATGCGGCCATGACCGTCCTCGGACACGAGCCTCCCGTTGTCGCATTTCCCGCCTGGTCAGACGGGGGGTTACTGGCGGTTCACGCGGGGATCCCAACGGTCGTATTTGGACCCGGGTCACTCGGGTGCGCTCATTCCAGGGTGGAGTGGGTCGAGGTGGACCAGCTGGTGGCGGCAGCCAGGATATACGCCGTCACGGCGTGCCGATTCTGCAGCCCGGCAGAGGCGCCCTGA
- a CDS encoding YfcC family protein, whose amino-acid sequence MSTGKKWSLKLPNALAILFLVVCVAVVMTWVLPAGQFDRQKDPKSGRMLAVAGTYHLVERNPVSIWGLFVNTFKGMMDAAEIIFFVFIIGGVFQVLKATQAINVGILALLRVMKGREKLIIPLFMVIFSLGGATLGWAEEGLIFIPVFVPLALSLGWDSLTGLAVVMAGMNAGFSGAFTNPFTIGVAHGIAGLPLFSGMQFRLVVWVVLTAVSAWWVYGWARKVEKNPEISPMYELDKQRTGKGFDVESIPGMNSRHVLVLLCFAATMATFVYGILKLDWYFTEMSAIFTALAIVGGYIGGLTTDQICDEFIFGCKELLGGALLVGVGRAVAVTLTQGKVIDTVVFGMASIAYYFPTILRGTAQYIAQAVIEFFIPSGSGQAAATIPIMAPLADVTGISRQTAVLAYQFGDGFTNIFEPTSGYFMAGLALAGVPWPKWVKFFYKLLLIWVAIAVVATIVAVAIGYS is encoded by the coding sequence GTGTCCACTGGCAAGAAATGGTCGCTGAAGCTGCCGAATGCTCTGGCTATTCTATTCCTGGTGGTTTGCGTTGCAGTCGTCATGACCTGGGTTTTGCCGGCCGGACAGTTCGACAGGCAAAAGGACCCCAAGAGCGGCAGGATGCTGGCTGTGGCCGGCACCTATCACCTTGTCGAGCGCAACCCTGTATCGATCTGGGGGTTGTTCGTCAACACATTCAAAGGAATGATGGACGCCGCAGAGATCATATTCTTCGTGTTCATTATTGGCGGTGTGTTCCAGGTGCTCAAGGCCACTCAGGCCATAAACGTCGGAATTCTAGCCTTGCTGAGAGTGATGAAGGGCAGGGAGAAACTGATAATACCGCTGTTCATGGTCATTTTCTCCCTGGGTGGCGCGACGCTTGGCTGGGCCGAGGAAGGACTCATCTTCATCCCCGTTTTCGTTCCCCTGGCCCTGTCGCTCGGATGGGATTCGCTGACAGGGCTTGCGGTAGTCATGGCTGGCATGAACGCAGGGTTCTCGGGGGCCTTCACCAACCCGTTCACGATCGGAGTCGCTCATGGTATTGCCGGCCTGCCCCTTTTCTCGGGAATGCAGTTCAGGCTGGTGGTCTGGGTAGTGCTGACCGCCGTCTCCGCGTGGTGGGTCTATGGCTGGGCGAGGAAGGTTGAGAAGAACCCGGAGATCAGCCCGATGTACGAACTGGACAAACAGCGCACGGGGAAAGGATTCGACGTCGAGTCGATCCCCGGTATGAATTCGAGACACGTCCTGGTATTGTTGTGCTTCGCGGCGACGATGGCCACGTTCGTCTACGGCATCCTCAAGCTCGATTGGTACTTCACCGAGATGTCGGCGATATTCACCGCGCTCGCGATCGTGGGTGGTTACATAGGCGGCCTCACCACCGACCAGATCTGCGACGAGTTCATTTTCGGTTGCAAAGAGCTCCTCGGGGGTGCGCTCCTCGTCGGGGTCGGGCGAGCGGTCGCTGTGACGCTCACCCAGGGAAAGGTCATTGACACGGTAGTCTTCGGAATGGCGTCCATAGCCTACTACTTCCCAACGATTCTCAGAGGAACCGCACAGTACATCGCGCAGGCCGTGATCGAATTCTTCATCCCGTCCGGCAGCGGCCAGGCTGCGGCGACGATTCCCATCATGGCGCCGCTCGCCGATGTCACGGGCATCAGCCGCCAGACGGCGGTGCTGGCGTACCAGTTCGGGGACGGGTTCACCAACATATTCGAGCCCACTTCGGGGTATTTCATGGCCGGCCTGGCCCTCGCGGGAGTCCCATGGCCCAAATGGGTCAAGTTCTTCTATAAACTCCTGCTCATCTGGGTGGCGATCGCGGTCGTCGCCACGATCGTCGCTGTGGCGATTGGCTACTCCTGA
- a CDS encoding amidohydrolase family protein produces MLDTLIAGAQVVDPVAGALGVRNVGIEGGAIAYVGEGEPTSKNQVNAGGLTLVPGFVDIHAHEDPFDHARGVLWDSSRHYALMGTTTAVGGNCGIGNDVPSFLAWVREHGAPCNYGMLAPHGTLRELAGAGDRYGPAGAAQVEEIRRMVARAMEAGAFGVSFGLEYTPGATTREITDVARVASDYGGSLLAAHYRYDCEKAIEAIVELVDVGRETGLPFQVSHINSCAAFGNMAGALSALEAAREAGVDVMADCYPYDAFCTFIGSAALDPGCLERWGVGYDSLLLAGGPYAGTRCTPETFEHTRCAYPDSLVVAFVMRQDEVIKALRHPLVMVGSDGLMRDGMGHPRTSGTFPRVLGRFVRDGSLDFLDALRKMTIIPARRLGLENKGRVAEGADADLVLFDPGTVTDMATYENPGLPPAGIQMVMVRGEVVCLDGRFTGKTPGRAVTPA; encoded by the coding sequence TTGCTCGACACACTGATTGCCGGGGCGCAAGTCGTCGACCCCGTAGCCGGGGCGCTGGGTGTCAGAAACGTCGGCATCGAGGGGGGAGCCATCGCCTATGTGGGCGAGGGGGAGCCCACCAGCAAGAACCAGGTGAACGCCGGGGGGCTTACCCTTGTCCCCGGATTCGTGGACATTCACGCTCACGAAGACCCGTTTGACCACGCGCGAGGAGTCCTCTGGGACTCCTCGCGTCACTACGCGCTCATGGGTACGACGACGGCGGTCGGCGGTAACTGCGGGATCGGCAACGATGTGCCCTCTTTCCTGGCATGGGTGCGGGAGCACGGCGCCCCGTGTAACTACGGGATGCTCGCCCCGCACGGCACCCTGCGCGAGTTGGCGGGAGCGGGTGACCGCTACGGTCCCGCCGGCGCGGCTCAGGTCGAGGAAATCCGGCGGATGGTCGCCCGGGCCATGGAAGCCGGGGCGTTTGGCGTGTCGTTCGGCCTCGAGTATACCCCGGGAGCAACGACGCGGGAGATAACAGACGTGGCTCGGGTCGCATCCGATTACGGCGGGTCCCTGCTGGCGGCCCATTACCGGTACGACTGCGAGAAAGCGATCGAGGCGATAGTCGAACTCGTCGACGTCGGGCGCGAGACGGGGCTGCCTTTCCAGGTCTCTCACATAAACAGCTGCGCGGCGTTCGGCAACATGGCGGGAGCGCTCTCCGCGCTCGAGGCGGCGCGCGAAGCCGGGGTCGACGTCATGGCCGATTGTTATCCTTATGATGCGTTCTGCACCTTCATCGGCTCGGCGGCCCTCGACCCGGGGTGCCTCGAAAGGTGGGGGGTCGGATATGACTCGCTTCTCCTGGCGGGCGGGCCCTACGCGGGAACCAGATGCACTCCCGAAACGTTCGAGCATACGCGCTGCGCCTATCCGGACTCCCTGGTGGTAGCGTTCGTCATGCGCCAGGATGAAGTCATCAAGGCCCTGCGCCACCCGCTCGTCATGGTCGGCAGCGACGGCCTGATGCGGGACGGCATGGGACACCCCAGGACATCGGGCACGTTTCCCAGGGTACTAGGGAGATTCGTCAGGGATGGGTCACTGGATTTCCTGGACGCGCTCAGGAAGATGACCATCATCCCCGCCCGGCGTCTCGGCCTGGAGAACAAGGGTCGGGTGGCCGAAGGGGCGGACGCTGACCTGGTGCTGTTCGACCCCGGGACAGTGACCGACATGGCTACGTACGAGAACCCGGGGTTACCGCCGGCCGGAATCCAGATGGTGATGGTTCGTGGCGAGGTCGTGTGCCTCGACGGCCGGTTCACGGGCAAGACGCCCGGTCGGGCGGTCACGCCGGCATGA
- a CDS encoding stage II sporulation protein P, with the protein MRLKWRRRLIRSGKVIVLYVGGIMLTLVMVAGPWRYTRPAGVMVSTRPRPAAQPAAPVVGPSPAGTWIDALTRGLCRLSLRICLPWPALLEETGEELPFGGGIQEMLFRLLGIGGSTPGNLLATGIPVIRHLNVDVYASRAQARARPPGRDLPYTAVITHMPAAGAAPWLPESPLVAVYHTHARESYLPELPEANVMRPDDAHSDDLSLTVVRVGKEIAVALDSVYGIGSVHSLEMHDNEGKLGAYVKSEATVGGILNEYPTIRLVLDVHRDSQPRERTTVEVKGERLAKVMVVIGTDNPGWKSNHAVATELLKTLETRYPGISAGIYPKPGRFNQQYSPGGLVLEVGGVENTLDECLRTGRAVAWAIYEMVRIGKVQV; encoded by the coding sequence ATGCGTTTGAAATGGCGCAGGAGGCTTATCCGAAGCGGAAAGGTGATAGTCCTGTACGTAGGGGGCATAATGCTGACCCTGGTTATGGTGGCCGGTCCGTGGAGGTATACCCGCCCTGCGGGAGTGATGGTCTCCACCAGGCCACGCCCCGCGGCCCAGCCCGCCGCGCCGGTGGTGGGACCGTCTCCGGCCGGCACGTGGATCGACGCGTTGACGCGGGGACTATGCCGGCTGTCGCTGCGAATCTGCCTTCCCTGGCCCGCCCTCCTGGAGGAAACCGGGGAGGAACTGCCGTTCGGTGGGGGTATCCAGGAAATGCTGTTCAGGCTTCTCGGCATCGGCGGGAGCACACCGGGCAACCTGCTGGCAACGGGCATACCCGTCATTCGCCACCTCAATGTGGACGTGTACGCATCCAGGGCACAGGCTCGCGCAAGACCACCTGGCCGCGACCTCCCTTACACTGCCGTCATAACCCACATGCCGGCCGCCGGTGCCGCTCCCTGGCTGCCGGAATCCCCGCTCGTCGCCGTATATCATACGCACGCGCGCGAATCGTACCTTCCGGAACTCCCTGAGGCCAACGTGATGAGGCCCGACGACGCCCACTCCGACGACCTGTCGCTGACCGTCGTGCGCGTGGGGAAGGAAATAGCGGTCGCGCTGGACTCCGTATACGGCATTGGCTCGGTTCACTCGCTCGAGATGCACGACAACGAGGGGAAGCTCGGCGCCTACGTCAAATCGGAGGCAACCGTGGGGGGCATCCTCAATGAATACCCAACGATCAGGCTGGTGCTCGACGTGCACCGCGATTCGCAGCCCAGGGAGCGGACGACCGTCGAGGTGAAGGGCGAACGGCTGGCGAAGGTGATGGTGGTGATCGGCACCGACAACCCTGGCTGGAAGTCAAACCATGCGGTCGCCACGGAACTCCTCAAGACCCTCGAGACGCGGTATCCGGGGATCTCCGCGGGGATCTACCCGAAACCCGGGCGGTTCAACCAGCAGTACTCACCGGGCGGGCTGGTACTCGAGGTCGGCGGGGTGGAGAACACCCTCGACGAGTGCCTGAGGACCGGCCGCGCGGTGGCCTGGGCGATATACGAGATGGTCCGCATAGGGAAGGTGCAGGTCTGA
- a CDS encoding phage holin family protein, which produces MVRFLIRLVVSAIVLLVVQWLIPGFRLFGLLNALLAAVVIAVLGYIAETLLGKRISPQSRGVVGFVTAAVVIYLAQYFVPTMRVSVFGALLASLIIGVIDSIVPTEIR; this is translated from the coding sequence ATGGTCCGGTTCCTTATCAGGTTGGTGGTATCCGCGATCGTGCTGCTAGTCGTGCAGTGGCTCATCCCGGGTTTCAGGTTGTTTGGTCTCCTGAACGCGCTGCTGGCTGCGGTCGTGATCGCCGTGCTCGGCTATATCGCCGAGACGCTCCTGGGGAAGAGGATATCCCCACAGAGCCGTGGGGTTGTCGGGTTTGTCACGGCTGCCGTGGTGATATATCTCGCACAGTATTTCGTGCCCACGATGAGGGTGTCCGTATTCGGAGCCCTGCTTGCATCGTTGATAATTGGTGTGATCGACTCCATAGTGCCGACTGAGATACGCTGA